From a region of the Triticum aestivum cultivar Chinese Spring chromosome 7D, IWGSC CS RefSeq v2.1, whole genome shotgun sequence genome:
- the LOC123171416 gene encoding uncharacterized methyltransferase At2g41040, chloroplastic-like: protein MTCTADIWPPDAKIEPRMEIKTEQNDASKTEVFACPVCYEPLIRKGPSGVNPVLIYRSGFKCSKCSKSFTSKDIFLDLTVTSGMKEYSELKPARTELFRSPLLSFLYERGWRQNFNRSGFPGHDEEVHFLAASFFNSMALSCYCSIIFMFCGLFSRKFASSGAYSSVIALDFSENILRR, encoded by the exons ATGACCTGCACTGCTGATATTTGGCCACCAGATGCAAAGATTGAACCTCGCATG GAGATCAAAACAGAGCAGAATGATGCTTCAAAAACTGAGGTGTTCGCATGCCCTGTTTGCTATGAACCGCTGATAAGGAAAGGGCCATCAGGCGTGAACCCTGTAT TGATTTATAGGTCAGGATTTAAATGTTCAAAATGCAGCAAGTCATTCACCAGCAAAGATATCTTCTTGGATCTCACTGTCACCTCAGGCATGAAAGAATACAGTGAACTGAAGCCTGCTAGAACTGAGCTGTTCAGGAGCCCGCTCTTGTCCTTTCTTTACGAGAGGGGGTGGCGTCAGAACTTCAATCGGAGTGGCTTCCCTGGCCACGATGAAGAGGTACATTTCTTGGCTGCCTCATTCTTCAATTCCATGGCCTTAAGCTGTTACTGCTCA ATAATATTCATGTTTTGTGGCTTGTTTTCAAGGAAGTTTGCAAGCTCTGGGGCATACTCATCTGTGATTGCTTTGGACTTTTCTGAGAATATCCTCCGCCGATGA